A genomic region of Deltaproteobacteria bacterium contains the following coding sequences:
- a CDS encoding electron transfer flavoprotein subunit alpha: MSLQTRIDLEKCIGCEICVSACPFGALEMREGKAYANDQCTLCGACAEECPEGAIFVPSLEEGQSSGEYSGVMIYAEQRLGKVAEVAYELLHKGRELADILKVSLSAALIGKDLSAPARSLIESGADQVYVADHRSLEGFTDELYGEVLTRIIRTCRPEILLAGATSIGRSFIPKVATQIGTGLTADCTELSIDPEKRLLLQTRPAFGGNIMATIICPQKRPQMATVRSKVMKKGHAQPGRSGEIIPVDLDWSQIHCKTKLLEIVEEISEKVRLAEADVIVSGGRGLQEEKHFSLIRELAELLNAAVGASRGAVDSGWISYAHQVGQTGKTVAPKLYIAIGISGAVQHLVGMQSSDTIVAINTDPHAPIFDVASYGIVGDLFEVVPEIIRQLKERMCNN, encoded by the coding sequence ATGAGCCTACAAACCCGGATTGATTTAGAAAAATGTATCGGCTGTGAAATTTGCGTCTCGGCCTGCCCTTTTGGTGCCCTGGAAATGAGGGAGGGAAAGGCCTATGCCAACGACCAGTGTACTTTGTGCGGGGCCTGTGCCGAGGAGTGCCCGGAAGGGGCCATTTTCGTTCCTTCCCTGGAAGAAGGCCAAAGTTCGGGTGAATACAGCGGGGTTATGATCTATGCCGAACAGCGGCTTGGGAAAGTGGCTGAAGTGGCCTATGAATTGCTGCACAAGGGGCGGGAACTGGCCGATATCCTGAAGGTGTCCCTTTCAGCGGCCCTGATCGGGAAGGATCTTTCCGCCCCGGCCCGGAGTCTGATTGAATCCGGAGCGGATCAGGTGTATGTGGCCGATCATCGTTCTTTAGAAGGGTTTACCGATGAACTCTACGGAGAGGTCCTGACCCGGATCATCCGGACCTGCCGGCCGGAAATCCTCCTGGCCGGCGCCACTTCCATCGGCCGCTCTTTTATCCCCAAGGTGGCCACCCAGATCGGGACCGGCCTGACGGCCGATTGTACGGAATTATCCATCGATCCCGAAAAACGGCTCCTGCTTCAAACCCGTCCGGCTTTCGGCGGGAACATTATGGCCACGATTATCTGTCCTCAGAAGAGGCCCCAGATGGCCACGGTAAGATCCAAGGTCATGAAGAAAGGCCATGCGCAACCCGGACGTTCCGGAGAGATTATCCCGGTGGATTTGGATTGGTCTCAGATCCATTGTAAAACGAAATTGTTGGAGATTGTGGAAGAAATTTCTGAGAAAGTTCGATTGGCTGAAGCCGATGTGATTGTCTCCGGAGGGAGGGGCCTGCAGGAAGAGAAGCATTTTTCCCTGATCAGGGAGTTGGCCGAATTGCTCAATGCTGCGGTTGGAGCTTCCCGGGGGGCTGTAGATTCCGGTTGGATTTCCTATGCCCACCAGGTGGGGCAGACCGGGAAGACCGTGGCTCCGAAACTGTATATCGCCATCGGGATTTCCGGGGCGGTCCAACATCTGGTCGGGATGCAGTCCTCGGACACCATTGTGGCCATCAATACCGATCCCCATGCCCCCATCTTTGATGTGGCCTCTTATGGTATTGTGGGCGATCTTTTCGAGGTCGTTCCGGAAATAATCAGGCAGTTGAAAGAGAGAATGTGCAATAACTGA
- a CDS encoding electron transfer flavoprotein subunit beta/FixA family protein, with product MHIIVCIKQVPDTRQVRLDEKTHTLIREGVESIINPYDMYALEAGLRLKDQFGGKVTVCSMGPPQAESSLREAISYGADEAVLLSDRAFAGADTWATSYTLAKGIEKIGPFDVILCGKQAVDGDTAQVGPGIAERLSLPYVTWVRKIEEIQDGRMIVQRLMDDGYDRLELPLPALLTVVKEINEPRVPSLKGKMRAKTQKIAVYGVKDLEADPERVGLQGSATQVVRVFPPPRLKEREWIQGTAREQTGVLLEKLSQAKLIVGN from the coding sequence ATGCATATCATCGTTTGTATAAAACAGGTTCCGGATACCAGACAGGTCCGGCTGGATGAAAAGACCCACACCTTGATTCGAGAAGGGGTGGAAAGCATCATCAATCCTTATGATATGTATGCCCTGGAAGCAGGGCTGCGCCTGAAGGACCAGTTCGGCGGGAAGGTTACGGTCTGTTCCATGGGCCCCCCCCAGGCCGAATCCTCTTTACGGGAAGCTATCTCTTACGGGGCCGACGAGGCGGTTTTGCTTTCCGACCGGGCCTTTGCCGGGGCCGATACCTGGGCTACTTCCTATACCCTGGCCAAAGGAATTGAAAAGATCGGTCCCTTTGATGTGATCCTTTGCGGAAAGCAGGCCGTGGACGGCGATACGGCCCAGGTAGGACCGGGCATTGCCGAACGGCTGTCCCTGCCCTATGTGACCTGGGTGCGGAAGATCGAAGAGATCCAGGACGGGCGGATGATTGTCCAGCGGTTGATGGACGATGGCTATGACCGGCTGGAGCTGCCCTTACCGGCCCTGCTTACTGTGGTCAAGGAAATTAACGAACCCCGGGTACCTTCTTTAAAAGGAAAAATGCGGGCCAAAACCCAGAAGATCGCGGTTTATGGTGTAAAAGATTTAGAGGCGGATCCGGAAAGGGTGGGCTTGCAGGGATCAGCTACCCAGGTGGTTCGGGTTTTCCCTCCGCCCAGACTCAAAGAAAGGGAGTGGATCCAGGGGACGGCCAGGGAGCAGACCGGGGTATTGTTGGAAAAGTTGAGCCAGGCCAAATTGATTGTGGGAAATTAA